aCGCCCTGAACTTCATCACGCACATGGTTTCACAGGAACACATCGGCTGCTGCATTGCGACGCTTTTTTTCGAACATAACCACAACACACGtgttcatatatgatatgcttatttcactgaaaaatcttttaatgaatcacattgtttttgacatatgactgacctcctctcctgctaaaataatgttttcatttgctctTATTTCAATGTTGCGCCAGCCATttgcgacgatgaagatcccgctggaatctttttgtaaaaatgtttagtttttgggcTCTTTCGAGCCCAATTGGAGGAATGTTaaaattgttaacatttttaattctttattttagattttaaccattttgaatttagttatagatgtgtagatgcacatctacacaggtgtaataatgtcaaactcaatataactcgaccttaacctatctgttatcttgttttgtctaaattccccgttttgtcctgtttgtgaaaattcaagttcaatctagcatactgagattctgttttgtctaaatgtgaaagatcagcctagcatactgtgagaatgaaatctgattttcgtatttgatgggaggagagaggcgtttttctgtacaaactctgattgtaataaaagggctgtgtctcctggggggagggacacacattcttggatgacactgcttgggtgatatgcaattgtgtgaccagagatctctgtaaaaattgaccttgcaaggaccctcttcacaagaatctcatctttgatttatttgaacaggcaaaagattacaaaatttATTATAATCCTTCAACTCTAAGACCACCCGACCATTTGCCTGAACTCAGTCGGGTAAGTGGCAcaggtgatggatggatggaaaattagTAGTAAGTGTTTCTTTCTGTCTTGCTATTGTTTAGTCTATCTAAATTTGCACTCCAGATGTCCTTCATGGTACATTTATTTCTTCATATAATCAGGGAGAAATTTCTTCCATTTCATATtctgtaaagaagaaaaaaagaaaatgaatatttaattgTCTTTCACATCAACAAGTTAACCTGACTCACATTTTTCCCCCATGTAGATTTGGGCATATTGGTGTTTATGTCATCAAGTGACTCATAAGTGTTTCCCTGGTTGTCCGTGGGCATGCCAGGAACCTGCTCGTAGGCGGAGTCAGGGAAAGTGACAATTGCTGGCTTCTGGTGAATCTCAGCATACATGGTGGCACTCAGAGGGGCTGAACTCCATTCAGGCCTTTCAGAGGTCTGGTACAGTGGGTTGGACCTAAACAATTCCAGATCATCCCTCTGCTCCTTTGACCACTTGTTGCTCAGTCTCAAAGACTCATTGGGGTCATGAAGCAAATACGTGTGGCATGTGACCCTCTTTTCAGGAGTGTGGGATTGTGATGTTAAACTGTCAAATTGGTTTGAGTAGGTCTTCTCTTGTTGATCTGGTTTGGTTTTGTTTAGCATCGGTACTGATTTGCTTCTGCCACCCACAGGTGTCTGGTGAGAGTGAGCCACATTGGTACCAGGATACCTTGCGTCAACATTTACTATTTGCGAAATCCTATTAGTCATTAAGGTTGTGTTTTCGCCCATTCTTTCTGTTCTGTTTGTGTCCTTCTGGTTAACGCTCGGTTGTAATGTTGTATCAGGAAAAGATCCACTAAGGGAAGATGCCAGTGGAACACCCCTTTTTGGAACAGCAGGAATCTGGAAGAAATCATTAGAAATTCAACGTCACTGAATTTGCACGTTTATGTTTGTGATTAGCATTTTAGAGTCTAGTATTTTAATTACTGGCCTAAGTATTGTGCAGCACAGGGCATCACTTTGAGTAGAAGCAGGTTAGACCCAATCTTGGTAATTTCTGCTAGTTAGTGGGAGTTCTGCTCCACTGTGGGAGTGGTCATAGCCAACTTCAATCATGGCCAATCGAAACGATtcctttcattcatttaaatctgGCGCACTTGTCATTAACTAGAGTGAacaagatgatttaaaaaatataatacattgGTTTCGAGGGCTTAATGTTTGACTTTCTGCCACAAAATTGTTACACAATTGTCAGGTtgggggagcttgaggacccaaatgcgggaagacagggcgaggaggcagaagttcaatcaaaaaaaaaggaattttaatTACTTACAAATGGTGATCTTCCAAATTCGAAGATAAACCCaaactagaaccaaaacatgaaccaaaacatgggggaacaactaggcaaaaaacgggcagcatgacatgtggaaaaacaatgaaccgacacagacagaggggagacagcagactaaacacacagacactaacgacacaacaagacacacctggggcaagacacaagtggctgagggcactgattggataacacgaggaagggcaggatcacacttaacaagaccaaggaagacacacaaggaaaacagaatctaaacatgacagaacccctccgtcgagggacggctcccagacgtccctataacaaaaagttcaaaaacagggcgggcggaggggggcacggaggcgggaacctggcacATCCATCAGGGCCAGTCCGGGGGGCGTCCCGGACGCCAcacgaggggagcccggcggcgccggtCCGGAGGGCGCCCCGACGTACACCTCCTGTCCACCCTAATGGGCttgacgccgccatggaagaggcgaagagacttTGCACGAGAGCGGCTGAGGCCAGAAGGCCAGGGACTGCAGCGGCGAGGATgcccggggacttgaggctgccgtggaggcgacCGACGAGGCACTGGGGcttggggctgccgtggaggcggccgacgaggcacgggggtttggggctgccgcggaggcggccgacgaggcacggggacttggggctgccgtggaggtggccgacgaggcacggggacctggggctgccgcggagccgacacggggaactggggctgccgcggagccgacacggggacctggggctgccgcggagccgacacgggaaCCTgaagctgccgcggagccgacacggggatcCTGGGCTGCGGCGgaagacgtggctcggggacctgaggctgcggcggcagacgtggctcgggaacctgaggctgcggcggcagacgtggctcggggacctgaggctgcggcggcagacgtggtttggggacttgaagctgcggcagaagtggttcggggacttgaagctgcggcagacgtggttcggggagttGAAGGTGcgacagacgtggttcggggacttgaagctgcggcagacgtggttcggggacttgaaactgcgacagacgtggttcggggagttGGGGCTGGTGACTCCGAGCGCCACCAGCTGAAGCCCAACGACGCCCGACTCCCTCAATCAAGGACgacagcaggtccatttgggcggccatgGCGTGCTGGAGCTCCTCATGGCGTGACAGGCGCGCCTCCTGATTCCACAACTTAGCTTTCAGTGCTCCCACTGGGTCCTTCTCaggtcggttcattctgtcaggtgagaaatcatgaaagccacccgGGATCGATCTGTGGGAAAGgcctggggggagtactcaaaatgaatgtcacagtctgttaaaaatGCCTTGCATTGTCTTGGCTCcccagagaatcgctcagggGAG
This portion of the Vanacampus margaritifer isolate UIUO_Vmar chromosome 4, RoL_Vmar_1.0, whole genome shotgun sequence genome encodes:
- the sh2d7 gene encoding uncharacterized protein sh2d7 → METSCVDLHVDSSEGGLKELVLWWFIGTQAQTILQNGNFPDWFQGFTGRKHAEDLLRDKALGFFLIRLSDKTIGYILSYKGLDRCRHFVITQNQEGLFFISGDCHTFSCITELIDHYKVSPIQPFGEHLTTSCIEANTGELYDVVNYNSKGESRIPAVPKRGVPLASSLSGSFPDTTLQPSVNQKDTNRTERMGENTTLMTNRISQIVNVDARYPGTNVAHSHQTPVGGRSKSVPMLNKTKPDQQEKTYSNQFDSLTSQSHTPEKRVTCHTYLLHDPNESLRLSNKWSKEQRDDLELFRSNPLYQTSERPEWSSAPLSATMYAEIHQKPAIVTFPDSAYEQVPGMPTDNQGNTYESLDDINTNMPKSTWGKNNMKWKKFLPDYMKK